One window of the Crassostrea angulata isolate pt1a10 unplaced genomic scaffold, ASM2561291v2 HiC_scaffold_169, whole genome shotgun sequence genome contains the following:
- the LOC128169670 gene encoding uncharacterized protein LOC128169670 → MADFEMLGVGETVEIIDIDWDTLHQLLDGEFDVSTSTNEAEEELERVLSPIKTEETMLQEPSYSKRFKSVSDAEIQDLKERRQSKATKSNTKWGLNLFQEWSVEALGQLTNFHSISAPELNSHLEKFYAEAAPRPNEKRSQSMTKQQASEYHNNTFKSIRLALNRHIHDIGRQFDIVRDREFRESNNVLDGKLKKNLQDGLSRPITHKEIIPKQDLDNISAYVFGEPTPISLRFRIWLLIAIQFISRGLEFHEQLKTDSFEFHVDENKQEYVALSHETKQKNWQGGIDANGNPKEKRMYEVPSAGAKCPVASLKLYLSKLDPKATFLFNRCSKEALKSPTTEEIWYTDVPIKKYQFTRFMADICKNAKCSKTYTAHSLRATSIQGMNDAGFEVRHIMHMSGHKNESSVRSYSRDCQKASMSKALSNWVVPQNETSDPISANHAVSKPPNECEVSATAPMTSAEIPIAFQSSTFSSGFIANSAFHQCVFNFTSK, encoded by the exons ATGGCAGATTTTGAGATGCTGGGTGTAGGGGAGACTGTAGAGATTATAGATATTGATTGGGACACACTGCACCAATTACTGGATGGTGAGTTTGATGTCTCAACATCAACAAATGAAGCAGAGGAGGAGCTTGAGAGGGTTTTAAGCCCTataaaaacagaagaaacaaTGCTGCAAGAGCCATCCTATAGCAAGAGATTTAAATCTGTCAGTGATGCAGAAATTCAGGATCTTAAAGAAAGAAGACAGTCAAAAGCCACAAAATCTAACACTAAGTGGGGATTAAATTtgtttcaag AATGGAGTGTTGAGGCTCTTGGGCAGCTAACCaactttcattcaatttctGCACCTGAGCTCAATAGCCATCTTGAAAAGTTCTATGCAGAGGCTGCACCAAGGCCAAATGAAAAAAGATCTCAATCTATGACCAAACAACAAGCGTCCGAATATCATAACAATACATTCAAAAGCATAAGGTTAGCATTAAACCGTCACATTCATGATATTGGACGACAATTTGATATCGTACGTGACCGCGAATTTAGAGAAAGTAACAATGTTCTAGATGGAAAACTAAAGAAAAACCTACAAGATGGCCTCTCACGACCAATCACACACAAAGAAATCATCCCTAAACAGGACCTAGACAACATTTCTGCCTATGTTTTCGGGGAACCAACACCAATCTCTTTAAGATTCCGAATCTGGTTACTTATTGCAATTCAATTTATCAGCAGGGGGTTAGAATTTCATGAACAACTAAAAACtgattcatttgaatttcatgttgatgaaaataaacaggAATATGTTGCTTTGTCACATGAAACGAAACAGAAAAATTGGCAAGGAGGAATTGATGCAAATGGAAACCCAAAAGAGAAAAGAATGTATGAGGTACCTTCTGCTGGGGCAAAATGTCCAGTCGCCTCTTTGAAACTCTACCTCTCGAAGTTGGACCCTAAGGCAACATTTTTATTCAACAGATGTTCAAAGGAAGCGCTTAAATCTCCAACAACTGAGGAAATTTGGTACACAGATGTTCCGATAAAAAAATACCAATTCACTCGGTTCATGGCCGACATttgtaaaaatgcaaaatgcaGTAAAACTTACACTGCACATAGCCTACGTGCAACCTCAATCCAAGGAATGAACGACGCAGGATTTGAGGTTCGACACATTATGCATATGAGTGGCCATAAAAATGAATCTTCTGTGAGAAGTTATAGTAGAGATTGCCAAAAGGCTTCAATGAGTAAAGCTTTATCAAATTGGGTAGTTCCCCAAAACGAAACAAGCGACCCAATTTCAGCCAACCACGCCGTTAGTAAACCTCCCAATGAATGTGAAGTCTCAGCTACAGCTCCAATGACATCTGCAGAGATTCCAATTGCTTTTCAGTCATCTACCTTCTCCTCGGGATTTATAGCGAATTCTGCCTTTCACCAGTGTGTGTTTAATTTCACTTCTAAGTAG